In Porites lutea chromosome 9, jaPorLute2.1, whole genome shotgun sequence, a single window of DNA contains:
- the LOC140948678 gene encoding E3 ubiquitin-protein ligase TRIM45-like, which translates to MESLLKNLKEHVTCSICLDTFTDPKTITCLHTFCFECLKKHALMSQRNGKFRCPECQAEVDLPEANRFDKLPTSFHHNSLLSVLAIRQSGKGNDISCGVCKKKSVEISYCFECAKFMCSDCVNAHQLFSHFTQGHKVTPVKQFQPQDYEALMRRQSFCSQQYHEREVTRFFCLKCQICVCQICIATDHKAHDVEPLEKAADGEKANILTRTEVLKTKTKVFGDTIREYEQTVLELETNLTNAKREVSKAAEQMIAKIREDERRIITALENTCASRADKLDSAKAQVQSLLKQINQAIEFAENLIQRSSSSDVMQSKNYLEQRFNHLENAPIPDLPVNSFLKFYSTKEEKNLTLGYIATSEPVVGLTKDFQAGVESEFKVHTQILGEQVYEVKVLVEPADKIGSLTTYEKQDGDYTVKFTPKVPGIFNIIINVNGKDFAESPYNVQVKQRLIQVVGEVEIKGETLEKPVGIAVNSKGQTAVSDYDKHCILITDKERNCVRKVGCYGNNAGQLYRPADITYLNDDNILVADECNHRIQQFNVQTGNSVKSFGKKGTKDGEFHNPVSVRLDEEGRVIVTDYHNNRVQVLSQNGEPLFQFANSGPEKLIKLRSCIYHERKYIVSDWGSDCLKVFDNTGTFLYKIGEPGEGDGQFKGPHGLCLQKCGNHHNLLVCNSLNGRVNQFTVEGCFTGKTVVKLQAPIRITTTPDGLILVTDFKTKKIHILK; encoded by the coding sequence ATGGAGTCTTTGTTGAAGAATCTTAAAGAACATGTTACTTGTTCAATCTGTCTGGATACTTTCACCGATCCCAAGACAATAACCTGCCTGCACACATTCTGCTTTGAATGTTTGAAAAAACACGCACTGATGAGCCAAAGGAATGGAAAGTTTCGTTGCCCCGAGTGTCAAGCTGAAGTTGATCTTCCAGAAGCAAACCGTTTTGACAAATTACCGACCAGTTTTCATCATAATAGTCTACTCAGTGTTCTCGCCATACGACAAAGCGGAAAAGGAAATGATATCAGTTGTGGcgtttgcaagaaaaagagcGTAGAGATAAGTTACTGCTTCGAATGCGCTAAATTCATGTGCAGTGACTGTGTAAACGCACATCAACTGTTTAGTCATTTTACACAAGGACACAAGGTGACGCCAGTCAAACAGTTCCAGCCTCAAGACTACGAAGCACTAATGAGGAGGCAGTCATTTTGTTCGCAGCAGTATCACGAGCGAGAAGTAACGAGGTTTTTCTGCCTTAAATGCCAAATCTGTGTTTGCCAAATATGCATTGCTACGGATCATAAGGCACATGACGTAGAACCATTGGAGAAAGCAGCCGACGGCGAGAAAGCCAACATCCTGACAAGAACCGaggtattgaaaacaaaaacaaaggtttTTGGCGATACGATTCGTGAATATGAACAAACAGTACTTGAACTGGAGACAAATCTCACTAACGCTAAACGTGAAGTTTCCAAAGCTGCCGAACAAATGATCGCCAAGATTCGAGAAGACGAGCGGCGAATTATTACCGCCCTCGAGAACACCTGCGCGTCAAGAGCAGATAAGTTAGACTCTGCAAAGGCACAAGTGCAATCCTTGCTGAAGCAAATCAACCAAGCAATCGAGTTTGCTGAAAATCTGATTCAAAGAAGCTCCAGCTCAGATGTAATGCAAAGCAAGAATTATCTAGAACAACGATTTAATCATCTTGAAAACGCCCCGATCCCGGACCTTCCGGTCAATTCATTTCTGAAGTTTTAttcaacaaaagaagaaaagaatcttACCCTTGGTTACATAGCAACAAGTGAACCAGTAGTGGGACTGACAAAAGATTTCCAAGCTGGTGTTGAATCAGAGTTTAAAGTTCACACACAAATACTTGGAGAACAAGTGTATGAAGTGAAAGTGCTTGTGGAACCCGCTGATAAAATAGGAAGTTTGACAACTTACGAAAAACAAGATGGTGATTACACCGTGAAGTTTACACCTAAAGTTCCAGGTATCTTCAATATCATAATAAATGTAAATGGCAAGGACTTTGCAGAAAGTCCTTATAATGTGCAAGTAAAACAACGACTAATTCAAGTTGTGGGAGAGGTAGAAATAAAAGGAGAAACTCTTGAAAAGCCAGTTGGAATCGCCGTGAACAGCAAAGGACAAACCGCTGTTAGTGACTATGATAAACACTGTATCCTGATAACtgacaaagaaagaaactgTGTAAGAAAAGTGGGTTGTTATGGAAACAATGCTGGACAGCTTTACCGTCCAGCTGACATCACATATCTAAATGATGATAACATTCTTGTAGCGGATGAATGTAATCATCGCATTCAACAATTTAACGTTCAAACAGGGAACTCTGTAAAAAGCTTTGGAAAGAAAGGGACAAAAGATGGTGAGTTTCATAACCCGGTCAGTGTTCGTTTGGATGAAGAAGGTCGTGTTATAGTTACTGATTATCATAACAACAGAGTACAAGTTTTATCACAGAATGGTGAACCTTTGTTTCAATTTGCAAACAGTGGACCAGAAAAACTTATCAAACTCAGGTCGTGTATTTACCATGAGAGGAAGTACATTGTTTCGGACTGGGGTAGTGATTGCTTGAAAGTGTTTGATAATACTGGAACGTTTTTGTACAAGATAGGAGAACCTGGTGAGGGTGATGGACAGTTTAAAGGGCCTCACGGACTGTGTCTTCAGAAATGTGGCAATCACCATAATCTTCTTGTTTGTAATAGTCTCAATGGCCGTGTTAATCAGTTTACAGTGGAGGGCTGTTTCACTGGAAAAACTGTTGTTAAGTTACAAGCCCCTATAAGAATAACTACAACACCGGATGGACTTATTTTAGTTACAGACTTTAagaccaaaaaaattcacattctaaaataa
- the LOC140949178 gene encoding E3 ubiquitin-protein ligase TRIM45-like produces MMKSPLKNIKEQVTCSICLDTFTDPKTITCLHTFCFECLKKHALISQRDGKFRCPECQAEVNLPEANRFDKLPTSLHHNSLLSVLAIRQSGKGNDISCGICKKKSAEISYCFECAKFMCSDCVNAHQLFSHFIEGHKVTPVKRFQAEDYDALMKRKSLCSQQNHEREVTRFSCHKCKLCVCQICITTDHKAHEGHDVELLDKVADCEKTNILMRTEILKEKTKVVSDAICKYEQTVSELETNIANAKREVSQTAEQMIAKIREHERHIITTLDNTRESRADKLNSAQARVQSLLKQFNQAVKFAENLIQRSSSSDVMHSKNDLEQRFDHLNNTPIPKLPVNSFVKFFPAEGENLTLGCLTTSEPVVGVNKDFQAGVETEFEVNPGILIHQLQVCKMKLVVEPADKIGSLITCEKDGILLAKLTPEFPGTLQISVQINGKTAASPYTVYVKQRLIHLVKELRLKEETFQSPHGIAVNSEGIIAVADQEKHRILIIDMEGNCVRKIGCYGNNVGQLNRPTDVTYLNDDNILVADQLNHRIQQFNVQTGNFVKSFGKKGTRDGEFQNPVSVCVDDVGRVVVADGLNSTVQVLSQDGELLFKLKDSGPEKLDRPVACIYHQNKYIVSDWGNDCLKVYNKSGKCLYKIENQGKGDGQLCGPWGLCVQKCGNYYNLIVCNAGNGRVDQFTLEGSFTGKTVQKLQRPAAITATSDGHIFVSDCKANKIHILK; encoded by the coding sequence ATGATGAAGTCCCCGCTAAAAAACATCAAAGAACAGGTTACTTGTTCAATATGTCTGGATACTTTTACCGATCCCAAGACAATAACCTGCCTCCACACATTCTGCTTTGAGTGTTTGAAGAAACACGCACTGATCAGCCAAAGGGATGGAAAGTTTCGCTGCCCCGAGTGTCAAGCTGAAGTTAATCTTCCAGAAGCAAACCGTTTTGACAAACTTCCGACCAGTCTTCATCATAATAGTCTGCTCAGTGTTCTCGCCATACGACAGAGCGGCAAAGGAAATGACATCAGTTGCGGCATTTGCAAGAAAAAGAGTGCGGAGATAAGTTACTGCTTCGAATGCGCTAAATTCATGTGCAGTGACTGTGTAAACGCACATCAACTGTTTAGTCACTTTATAGAAGGACACAAAGTGACGCCAGTCAAACGGTTCCAAGCTGAAGACTACGATGCCCTGATGAAGAGGAAGTCACTGTGCTCCCAGCAGAATCATGAGCGAGAAGTTACGAGGTTTTCCTGCCACAAATGCAAACTTTGTGTTTGTCAAATTTGCATCACTACGGATCACAAGGCACACGAGGGTCATGATGTGGAACTCTTGGACAAAGTGGCAGACTGCGAGAAAACTAATATCCTGATGAGAACCGAGATATTAAAGGAGAAAACCAAAGTTGTCAGCGATGCAATTTGTAAATATGAACAAACAGTATCTGAGCTGGAAACAAATATCGCTAACGCTAAACGTGAAGTTTCCCAAACAGCCGAACAAATGATCGCCAAGATTCGAGAACACGAACGTCATATCATTACCACACTCGACAACACGCGTGAGTCAAGGGCGGATAAGTTAAACTCTGCACAAGCACGAGTTCAATCCTTGCTAAAGCAGTTTAACCAAGCAGTCAAGTTTGCTGAAAATCTGATTCAAAGAAGCTCCAGCTCAGATGTAATGCACAGCAAGAATGATCTAGAACAACGATTTGATCACCTCAACAACACGCCGATCCCGAAACTTCCGGTGAATTCATTTGTGAAGTTTTTCCCTGCAGAAGGGGAAAATTTGACCCTCGGTTGCTTAACAACAAGTGAACCAGTGGTGGGAGTGAATAAAGATTTCCAAGCCGGTGTTGAAACAGAGTTTGAGGTCAATCCAGGAATATTAATACATCAACTACAAGTGTGTAAAATGAAATTAGTCGTGGAACCCGCTGATAAAATAGGAAGTTTGATAACTTGTGAAAAAGATGGAATTTTGCTGGCGAAGTTAACACCTGAATTTCCTGGTACCTTACAAATCTCAGTACAGATTAATGGTAAGACGGCAGCCAGTCCTTACACTGTCTATGTTAAACAACGGCTTATTCACCTTGTGAAAGAGTTGAGATTGAAAGAAGAAACATTTCAAAGCCCACACGGGATTGCTGTGAACAGCGAAGGTATAATCGCTGTTGCTGACCAAGAAAAACACCGTATCCTGATAATTGACATGGAAGGAAATTGTGTAAGAAAAATCGGTTGTTATGGAAACAATGTTGGACAGCTCAACCGTCCAACTGACGTCACATATCTAAATGATGATAACATTCTTGTGGCGGATCAATTAAATCATCGCATTCAACAATTTAACGTTCAAACAGGGAACTTTGTGAAAAGCTTTGGAAAGAAAGGGACCAGGGATGGGGAGTTTCAGAACCCTGTCAGTGTTTGTGTAGATGATGTAGGGCGTGTTGTTGTAGCTGATGGCTTAAACAGTACAGTCCAGGTTTTATCACAGGATGGTGAACTTTTGTTTAAACTTAAAGACAGTGGACCAGAAAAACTTGACCGTCCTGTTGCATGTATTTACCATCAGAACAAGTACATTGTCTCTGACTGGGGTAATGATTGCTTGAAAGTTTATAACAAGTCAGGGAAGTGTTTGTACAAGATAGAGAATCAAGGCAAGGGTGATGGACAGTTGTGCGGTCCATGGGGACTGTGTGTCCAGAAGTGTGGCAATTATTACAACCTTATTGTATGCAATGCTGGCAATGGTCGTGTTGATCAGTTTACACTGGAGGGGAGTTTCACTGGAAAAACTGTTCAAAAGTTACAGAGACCTGCAGCAATAACTGCAACATCAGATGgacatatttttgtttcagaCTGTAAAGCCAATAAGATTCACATCCTGAAATAA